The Novipirellula galeiformis nucleotide sequence ACACCGCCACAGCCATAGTGCCCACACACGATTACATGTTCAACCTTCAAGACTTCGATCGCGAACTGCATCACCGACAAACAATTCAGATCCGAATGCACCACGAGATTGGCCACATTGCGGTGTACAAAAAGCTCGCCTGGATCTAACCCCACAATTTGATTCGCTGGCACACGGCTATCCGCACACCCAATCCAAAGGTATTTGGGGGAGTGAATTTTCGACAATCGGTCAAAGAAGCCAGGATCTGCCTCAACGACACCCTCCGCCCATGCTTGGTTGTTTTCAAAAAGGTCCTTCAACAAACGCATGCTGGTTTTTCCGATAAGTGTTTAGTCGTCGTGTGAAAATGAATTCTGTTTAGTATCGTCCATCGTCGCTTGAGTCATCACTCCGAAACAATCGAGCGGCGTCATCCTAGCGAGGAATGGGTTCTCTATTTCCAGAGCTTCCCACAGCACAGGCGACCGTTCGATCAAGCTGGTCGCGGAGCTGTTCCATCTGGTCCTTACTGAGCCCTTGTCCAACAAGACTGGCAACGTGAATCACCGCGATCCCCACCACTCCGGCAGGAACCAGCAGCAGTCCCCAGGGCGTTCCCCCCATGAACCATTGGACGTAACCGTAGATGCCGCCAACGAACATAAAAAAGACGGTCATGAAGTAGACCATCATAAAAAAGGTCCATACTTCGGGGCGAGGTGCAAAGCGAGCGTACAGCTGCGATCCCGTTTCGGTGTTGCTAACTTGCACCGACAGATGCGGCGACCAGAATCGCTGGTCTTCGATCTTGACGGTGAATTCCGCACAATCGCCTGCCGCCTTGGCGTTCTCGATGCCCTCCAACGCATCGATCGCGTGGCGGAGCCGCTGCATCGCCTCCTCTTTGCAGAACGGCAAATCCAACGTAAACGCAGGTTGCATTCTCAGGGAAGGCATCGTCAGACCTCGTTGCAAAAATTGCGTGCCGTTGGATCGAGGCAAAGGAAAGCCGCCATTGTGTCACGCACTCGGCTGTCAAGCAAGTTTTCGCGAGGCCCCCACCCAACCCGGCGATCGCGATTAGAGCAGATCGGGCTGGGTTACATTGCCCTTCGCTTGCCCATTGGCTTTCTGCGCAGTCGATGATGCTTTCTTTTTGCCCTTTTTCCCGCCCAATCGCTTTCCATCTTTCGTTTTCGGTGCGCTAAAGAGAGGGTTCTCGGGCCCCACCAGAGGTTCGCCTAACTTGGTTTGTTCAAGCCGCTCATTGATCTTGGTGGCATACTCGTCGCTCAGTTCGGTGCCAATAAATTCGCGTCTCAGCTTTTTTGCCACCACCAATGTGGTGCCACTACCGCTAAAGGGATCGAGCACACAATCACCTTCGTTCGAACTCGCTCGAATGATCCGCCCCAGCAACTGCTCAGGCATTTGGCAACCGTGAAATCCCTGACGTTCCTTGAACGTCCCCGCGACGCGAGGGAAATACCACGTATCCCCCTCTTCCTGGAAACCATCCGGCATATCTTGCGGACGGAGGATCCAAGTATTGTCGGGCAGCCGACCTTTCGGATTGGCGCGACTGTCGCCGTAAACCAATTGCCGCGCCGAGGGGATACGGATCTCGGGATCGGCCGCGTTGAAGGTGAAATTCTTGGGATCTTTGACAAAATGGAACAAGTGAGTGTGGGAACGGCTAAATCCATATTTGCAGTTCACACCAAAGGTGTAGTACCAAATCACCCAACTGCGACAAACAAAACCGACTTCACGCGTCGCACAGACCTTTAGTTCCGCGGCATACTCATCACCAATCGCAAGCCAAAAGGTCCCGTCGGGCTTTAAAACTTGGTGAACCCCCGTCATCCACTGGCGACACCAATCGAGATAGTCTTCGTCGCCTCGCTTGTCATCATAGACGTCGTAGTCGTAGCCAATATTGAACGGGGGATCGGCAAAACAAAGCTCAACCGATTCCGGCTCCATTTGTTTAAGCAACTCAACACAGTCACCCTGATGAAGCTGATTGAATTGAAGTGCCACGCAAAACAACCTGTAAAAGTGCGATAAAAACGAATGACCGAGCGATGATGGATGGGCGATCCATCCTAACGGAACCCTCCGCGCTGGCAATGTGCCCGCGATTCGAAAGTGCCAGCGTTGCAGAACAAATGCCACGGTTCATCGAGTCGCAGTGGCTTTGTTGGCTTGGCGTGTTCCACGGCCCCAGCGTTTGGCTGGCTCCGATCCCCATCCTTTAGGTTCCGCTTGGAATCTGGATCCGATTCGCAGGAACCGGATACAATCCCGTCCCAATTGGGGTCTCGGTCACCATTTGCGATCCCATTACGGGCTGCGGTCCAGGCACGGGCTGCCGCTCGACTCTCAATCCTTCAACCGAGATAGGAATCCTTCGCAGCGGTGCAAACCGGTTCATGTTGGAATCACGTTCCGAGGTCACATTCACGCTCGCAGTGGTTTCGCTAGGAATCACAGGCACTCGTTTGGGCAGCGTTACCATCGAGGGAATCATTCGGGATGACTTCGTTTCCACCGAAACGGGCGCGAACGTATGCTTCATCTTGTAGGGCTCGAAGCGTTCATCGGAAGCCGCGTCGGTAAATTCGCTGGGCGTGGTTTCGTCGAGTTCGGTTTCCTCGAGTACGGTTTCCTCGAGTACTCCTGATTTAGGCTCAGGAACCGCGACCCGCTTTACCTTTCCGAACTCGAGGACCGGTGGAACCTCCACCTGAGGAGGTGCAGGTTGCGTTGTTGAGCGGTTCGCCGAAACGGTACCCTTCAAAGCCGATGGAATCGAATCCGGTGCTTCCGTCACCGTCACCTCGGGTGCTGAAAACTTGGCAACCGATGGCACTCGCTCATCCGTAGCCAGCGGTGTTGAAAGCTCAATGCCGCTTTCGATCGGATCGCTCACCGCCGCCTCGTTACCAACCACCGACGATGCGTTTACGGTCGCTTCGATCATCCCATCGCTTCGCAAAGGAACCATCGACGGCAATGCGACCACGTCGTGCTTCGGAGCGTCCACGACCGCATGGGTCGAAGCACTGGTCTCTACGAAACCCTGGAGCACTTGCTCGGCCGCACTCACATCCAACTTGGTCGTGGGACTTATGCCATCGTTTAAAGCGGAGGTGTTTCGATCGCTCGCGCTCGGTATGGCGTGTTCGTCGGGCACAAATCCATCGATCATAGCGGA carries:
- a CDS encoding DNA-methyltransferase, whose protein sequence is MALQFNQLHQGDCVELLKQMEPESVELCFADPPFNIGYDYDVYDDKRGDEDYLDWCRQWMTGVHQVLKPDGTFWLAIGDEYAAELKVCATREVGFVCRSWVIWYYTFGVNCKYGFSRSHTHLFHFVKDPKNFTFNAADPEIRIPSARQLVYGDSRANPKGRLPDNTWILRPQDMPDGFQEEGDTWYFPRVAGTFKERQGFHGCQMPEQLLGRIIRASSNEGDCVLDPFSGSGTTLVVAKKLRREFIGTELSDEYATKINERLEQTKLGEPLVGPENPLFSAPKTKDGKRLGGKKGKKKASSTAQKANGQAKGNVTQPDLL